The Fibrobacter sp. UWB5 genomic sequence ACCGTCGTGCGGAAACCCGTCACCACTTTGCCGGCGGAACGAATTGCAGAAACGACTCGTTCCCTGGACTCTCTTACGGCGTTGTCAGGCAAACCTACCAAGGTGAATCCGGGCAGCCCCTGCGAAGAATCGACTTCGACATTTACAGGGACAGCCTTTATTCCAAGCAAGCAGTAAGAGCGAATTCTGCGGAACATGTTGGCTCCTATACGATGGCGGCCTGGTACTTTTCAAGGATGCAATTTTCGATGTGCTCGCGGAGCTGGCGCGTCACCGGATTGCAAATAGAGCGGAACGATTCGCCCTTGAAGAACGGGTCGATGGGGTAGCCCACGAAAAGCCCATTTTCGCCATCCATCACGCGGAGGCCGCGAATCATGAACTGGTCATTCAGCACGATCGACGCGATTCCCTTGGTGTGTCCCATGGAAGGGCCTTCCTGGAAAGGGTAGACTTGTACATTGGTCACGGCGAGGCAGTCGAATGCGGAACTTGCCTCGGTTTCTTTTTCGGGCATTTTGTTTTTGGTAGCCATAGAGGTCTCCTGTTTTGTTAGAGTTGTTGCTTTGTAAGCAAGCCCCTAAATGCAATTAGCATGCCAATTTTTTGAAATGGCTAAATCGGCAAAAAATCGCCATTTCTCTAAAAGTACCTATGGCGATTCAAGTGATTAATCACTGATTAATCAGTGATTAATCACTTTACTACCTTTTAATCATGCTCTTGAAACCGAATATGAATTGGGTGGCAAACCAGGGGAAAGCTCTCCCGACGGTGCTTGCCGAAGTCGAAATGACGCCGGATTATTTCACGGTGAATTTTACTGTCGAAGAACCTTCGGACTGCTTCCGCGCCGAGGTCAAAGAAGATAACGGCTCCAGCTGGGAAGATTCCTGCGTCGAAATCTTCTTGCAGAATCCGGCGAATCCTGCCGAATACTTTAACTTCGAAACGACTTGCCGCGGCTACTTGCTGGCGGCCCATGGGCCCGATCGCAATTCGCGCACCAAGCTGACGCAACCCGAAATCGATTCGGTTATTCGCACCAAGCAACTTGCTAGCGTCGCGGGCAATCTTGTATGCTGGGGAATGACGGTCCAGATTCCGCCTTCACTCTTTGGTATGCGGACCTTTGAAGGGGTGACTCTTCGCGGAAATCTTTACAAGTGTGCCGATAAATCCAAGACGCCCCATTACTTGAGCGCCTTCCCGGTAGAAACAGAAAAGCCGGATTTTCACCGGCCTGAATTTTTCCACGAATTTTAGTTCGACGAATTTTAATTTGGCTATTTCATCTTGATTTTCATTTCGAAGACTTGGCGGCCGGTGTCGTCTTCAATCTTCATGTAGGTCGCGCCCATCTTGTCGGCGCGGAAAACGGTGACTTCCTGGCCTTCGCGGGTTTCTCCCATGAAATGCAGCTCGAGCATCGCCGGAATGCAAAGTTCCAAGTCGGCGGCGCTGAATACGTTCAGGGCGAGCTTCACGTATTCGATGTTGTTCATGTGGTGCGACATGTCGATGTGCTGCGGCAACACTTTCTGGCGGTAGACTTCTTCGTATTCTTCGTTCTGTACGGGGAACTTCGAAAACTTGTTGTCCATAAAGTGCTCCGGAGCGCCTTCTGCCGGGAAGTCTACGGCTTCGAGCTTCATGGGGCGATGGCGTTCCAAGTCGAGGCAGCAGGCTTCTTGCACGGCAAAAATAATCGGTTCGCCTTCGGCCGTCGTGATGGATGTGTTCACGTAGGTGCGGATCGGAGCGTTGTCCGTGGGGAACGATGTCGTGATGACTTTGTCGCGCCAGAACGGACGCTTGAAAAACTTGAATTTCGCTTTGTAGATTGCCCAGTAGCCGCCCTTTTCGTTCACGCAGAAATTGTCCATCTTGAGTGCGCCGAAATTTTCGGTGAGGTTGTCCTGAACCATGAGTACGGTTTGCGCAATGCCCATCTTGCCCGAGACGTCGATGTAGGCCGAAGTGATGGTGCGCTGTTTCTGGAAAACGAGCGGATTTTTAGCAAGCGAATAAATGTCAATCATACTTTGAATATAAATAAAAAAGGGCGGTAGTGGAACCGCCCTGAAATATTTTCCATTTTTTATTCGGCCTAGATTTTCTTGAGCACCAGCAAGTGGCCGGGAGCCTTGGCGGGGTCAAGTTTCACGTAGTTCTTGTTGCCACGCCAGACAAAGCTTTCGTCGGTAATCAAGTCCTTCAAGAAGTAGAAGGCGTCCTGATTCAGGCCGAGCTTGCCCATGTCGAGTTCCACCATGCCTTCCTGGACGTTATCCATGTCCATGTTGCATACGCATAAAATAACGTCTTCGCCAGCCTTCTTGGAGTAAACCATCAGCTGGTCGTTGCTGCAGTAATGGAAATCGAGGTTGTCGTATTCCTGCAGGGCGATGTGTTCCTGACGGGCGGTATTCACGCGGCGCACGAAATCCTGAATGCCCGGGCCAGTCCAGTTGTGGACCTTGTACTGGTACTTTTCGCTGTCCTGCAATTCTTCCTTGATAGGGCTCGGAATGTTTTCGCAGAGCTCGTAGCCGTTGTACATGCCCGTAAGGCTAGAAAGCGTACCGGCCAAGAAGTAACGCTGCTTGAAGGCGTTCGGGCCCTTGTAGGCGAGGTACTTCGGGAAAATGTCCGGAGTCGTCGGGAAGAAGATGCCGCGCATGTATTCCTTGGCATCGGACTGCGTCAGTTCCTTGAGGTACTGTTCGAATTCCCACTTGGCAGAGCGCCAGGCGAAATAAGTGTAGCTCATATCGAAACCGGACTTGGCCAAGCGATGCATCATCTTCGGACGGGTGAATGCTTCGGCGAGAAACACGAGTTCCGGACGCTTTTCCTTGACGTCTGCAATCAGCCATTCCCAGAACGGGAAGGGCTTGGTGTGCGGGTTGTCGATACGGAAAATTTCGATGCCCTTGTCGGCCCAGAACAGGATAATGTTTTCGATTTCCTGCCACAGGGCCTTGTAGTTCTTGTTGTAGTAGTCGAAGGGGTAAATGTCTTCGTACTTCTTGGGCGGGTTTTCGGCGAACTTGATGCTGCCATCCGGTTCGTGGTAGAACCATTCCGGGTGGCTCTTCACGTACGGGTGGTCGGGGCTGCAGTTCAGCGCGATATCGAGAGCGAGGCGGAGACCCTTCTTGCGGGCAGCCTTGGCGAAGTGTTCGAAATCCTTCATGGAACCAAGTTCGGGATCCACGTCATAGTGGCCGCCGTTCTTGTTACCTACGGCATACGGACAACCCGGTTCCAAGGGCTTCCCCTTCTTGTCGACCTTGGCATGCAAGGCGTTGTTTGCTCCCTTGCGGTTCGTGACACCGATCGGGTGAATCGGTACCAGGTAAACGGTATCGAAGCCGAGGCCGGCAATGTAGTCGAGCTGGTTTTCGCAATCCTTCCAGGTGGCGCTCTTCTTCGGGTCGGTGCCCTGGCTCTTCGGCCACATTTCGTACCAGGTACCAATGCGGGCGTAAGAGGGATCCACGCGGAGCTTCATTACGGGGCTTTCGGTCGGTTCGTCCTTGGGCTCGATGGTCCAGGCGCAAATCTTGTATTCGTAGTAGCCGATATTGTTGACCGTGAAGGAACCTTCCCACTGGTCGTTATCGACAAAGTGCATGGGAGCCTTTTCCCATTTCTTCTTGGAATCGTGGCGGTAGAAAATCGCCGCATCATACTTTTCGTGGCTGTGGCGGAAAATGTCCGCGGTAAGCGTAACGG encodes the following:
- a CDS encoding SpoVG family protein, translating into MATKNKMPEKETEASSAFDCLAVTNVQVYPFQEGPSMGHTKGIASIVLNDQFMIRGLRVMDGENGLFVGYPIDPFFKGESFRSICNPVTRQLREHIENCILEKYQAAIV
- a CDS encoding carbohydrate-binding family 9-like protein, which gives rise to MLLKPNMNWVANQGKALPTVLAEVEMTPDYFTVNFTVEEPSDCFRAEVKEDNGSSWEDSCVEIFLQNPANPAEYFNFETTCRGYLLAAHGPDRNSRTKLTQPEIDSVIRTKQLASVAGNLVCWGMTVQIPPSLFGMRTFEGVTLRGNLYKCADKSKTPHYLSAFPVETEKPDFHRPEFFHEF
- a CDS encoding acyl-[acyl-carrier-protein] thioesterase yields the protein MIDIYSLAKNPLVFQKQRTITSAYIDVSGKMGIAQTVLMVQDNLTENFGALKMDNFCVNEKGGYWAIYKAKFKFFKRPFWRDKVITTSFPTDNAPIRTYVNTSITTAEGEPIIFAVQEACCLDLERHRPMKLEAVDFPAEGAPEHFMDNKFSKFPVQNEEYEEVYRQKVLPQHIDMSHHMNNIEYVKLALNVFSAADLELCIPAMLELHFMGETREGQEVTVFRADKMGATYMKIEDDTGRQVFEMKIKMK
- a CDS encoding maltotransferase domain-containing protein translates to MATIPTRKDNLVIENIRPQIEGGRFMLKREPGDTVTLTADIFRHSHEKYDAAIFYRHDSKKKWEKAPMHFVDNDQWEGSFTVNNIGYYEYKICAWTIEPKDEPTESPVMKLRVDPSYARIGTWYEMWPKSQGTDPKKSATWKDCENQLDYIAGLGFDTVYLVPIHPIGVTNRKGANNALHAKVDKKGKPLEPGCPYAVGNKNGGHYDVDPELGSMKDFEHFAKAARKKGLRLALDIALNCSPDHPYVKSHPEWFYHEPDGSIKFAENPPKKYEDIYPFDYYNKNYKALWQEIENIILFWADKGIEIFRIDNPHTKPFPFWEWLIADVKEKRPELVFLAEAFTRPKMMHRLAKSGFDMSYTYFAWRSAKWEFEQYLKELTQSDAKEYMRGIFFPTTPDIFPKYLAYKGPNAFKQRYFLAGTLSSLTGMYNGYELCENIPSPIKEELQDSEKYQYKVHNWTGPGIQDFVRRVNTARQEHIALQEYDNLDFHYCSNDQLMVYSKKAGEDVILCVCNMDMDNVQEGMVELDMGKLGLNQDAFYFLKDLITDESFVWRGNKNYVKLDPAKAPGHLLVLKKI